Proteins from a single region of Desulfolutivibrio sulfoxidireducens:
- a CDS encoding ABC transporter ATP-binding protein: MNDALMELSGVCKQYQGPSERVDVLANVNLTILAGESLAIMGSSGSGKTTLLHMMGALDVPTTGKIFFLGKDLSALQQTQAAKIRNKDIGFVFQFHHLLPEFTTLENVAMPGFISGMGRSMALARASEALSLVGLDERAEHRVTTLSGGERQRAAIARAVVMRPKLLLADEPTGNLDEHTGSRVGEALSRLNTELGMTLVVVTHNHSLAALMGRRLELHGGELYARA, translated from the coding sequence ATGAATGACGCGCTCATGGAGCTCTCCGGGGTGTGCAAGCAATATCAGGGCCCCTCGGAGCGCGTGGATGTGCTCGCAAACGTCAACCTGACCATCCTGGCCGGGGAATCCCTGGCCATCATGGGCTCCTCGGGGTCTGGAAAGACCACGCTTTTGCACATGATGGGGGCGTTGGATGTTCCCACCACGGGAAAAATATTTTTTCTCGGCAAGGACCTAAGCGCCTTGCAACAGACGCAGGCGGCGAAAATTCGCAATAAGGACATTGGATTTGTTTTCCAGTTTCACCACCTTTTGCCGGAGTTCACAACCCTGGAAAACGTTGCCATGCCTGGATTTATCTCTGGTATGGGACGCTCCATGGCCCTTGCCCGGGCAAGTGAGGCGCTCTCGCTCGTGGGGCTTGATGAAAGGGCCGAACACAGGGTAACAACACTTTCCGGGGGAGAAAGGCAAAGGGCGGCCATTGCCAGGGCCGTTGTTATGCGACCGAAGCTGCTCTTGGCCGACGAACCCACCGGCAATCTGGACGAACACACCGGTTCCCGGGTCGGCGAGGCCCTCTCGCGACTCAACACGGAACTGGGAATGACGTTGGTGGTGGTCACCCACAACCACAGCCTGGCCGCTCTCATGGGCCGAAGGTTGGAACTTCACGGTGGAGAACTCTATGCGCGGGCTTAA
- the lysS gene encoding lysine--tRNA ligase: protein MGTDDHAKRKQFKLPVKSPRVEDFRPLLEALDAGGELNEVLKNRIAKACQLLDEGHELYPNDFTKTDSLAGILENYDGHDEAALSALNRVFTVAGRVVSLRSFGKVTFFHLQEGSLRLQCFASREDLGPEAYTRFKKYDIGDIVGLTGTLFLTKTGELTLHGADIRLLSKSFRPLPEKYHGLKDVETRYRQRYVDLIVTPKTSEIFRKRSRIISEMRRFFDERGFLEVETPTMQAIPGGATAKPFETHHNALDMGLFLRIAPELYLKRLVVGGFEKVYEIGRNFRNEGISTKHNPEFTMCEFYWAYARFTDLMDLTEALFSRIAQTVCGDTVIEYQGREIDLTPGHWTRMTFHQSLEEIGGLSPEMFRDFDAAKAHVEKNGEKVLKGEKLGKVQAKLFDIFVEPRLIQPHFIYHYPTDISPLSRRNKDNPAITDRFELFIAGREMANAFSELNDPVDQRLRFEEQVREKEAGDDEAHRMDEDYIRALEYGMPPTAGQGIGIDRLIMLLTDQSSIREVILFPLLRPEVSS from the coding sequence TTGGGTACCGACGACCACGCCAAGCGCAAGCAATTCAAACTCCCGGTGAAGTCCCCCCGGGTGGAAGATTTCAGACCGCTGCTTGAGGCCCTCGACGCCGGGGGCGAACTCAACGAGGTGCTCAAAAACCGCATCGCCAAGGCCTGCCAGCTCCTTGACGAGGGCCATGAGCTCTATCCCAACGATTTCACCAAGACCGACTCCCTCGCGGGCATCCTGGAGAACTACGACGGACACGACGAGGCCGCGCTTTCGGCCCTAAATCGCGTCTTCACCGTGGCCGGCCGCGTGGTCTCCCTGCGCTCCTTCGGAAAAGTCACCTTCTTCCACCTCCAGGAAGGCTCGTTGCGCCTGCAGTGTTTCGCCTCCCGCGAGGACCTGGGACCCGAGGCCTATACCCGCTTCAAGAAATACGACATCGGCGATATCGTCGGCCTTACGGGAACCCTCTTTCTGACCAAGACCGGCGAGCTGACCCTGCACGGCGCGGACATCCGCCTGCTCTCCAAGTCCTTCCGGCCCCTGCCCGAGAAATACCACGGATTAAAAGACGTCGAGACCCGCTACCGCCAGCGCTACGTGGACCTCATCGTCACCCCCAAAACCTCGGAAATCTTTCGCAAGCGCTCCCGGATCATCAGCGAGATGCGCCGATTCTTCGACGAGCGGGGCTTTCTCGAGGTGGAAACGCCCACGATGCAGGCCATCCCCGGCGGGGCCACGGCCAAGCCCTTCGAGACCCACCACAACGCCCTGGACATGGGACTTTTCCTGCGCATCGCCCCGGAGCTCTACCTCAAGCGCCTAGTGGTCGGCGGCTTCGAGAAGGTCTACGAGATCGGCCGCAACTTCCGCAACGAGGGCATCTCCACCAAGCACAATCCCGAATTCACCATGTGTGAGTTCTACTGGGCCTACGCCCGCTTCACCGACCTCATGGACCTGACCGAGGCCCTGTTCTCCCGCATCGCCCAGACCGTGTGCGGCGACACCGTCATCGAATACCAGGGCCGGGAGATCGACCTGACCCCGGGGCATTGGACCCGCATGACCTTCCACCAGTCCCTGGAGGAGATCGGCGGGCTTTCCCCGGAGATGTTCCGGGATTTCGACGCGGCCAAGGCCCACGTGGAAAAAAACGGCGAAAAGGTCCTCAAGGGCGAAAAGCTCGGCAAGGTCCAGGCCAAGCTCTTCGACATCTTCGTGGAACCCCGGCTCATCCAGCCCCACTTCATCTACCACTATCCCACGGACATCTCCCCCCTGTCCCGGCGCAACAAGGACAACCCGGCCATCACCGACCGTTTCGAGCTGTTCATCGCCGGCCGCGAGATGGCCAACGCCTTCTCCGAGCTCAACGATCCCGTGGACCAGCGCCTGCGCTTCGAGGAGCAGGTGCGCGAAAAAGAGGCCGGCGACGACGAGGCCCACCGCATGGACGAGGACTACATCCGGGCCCTGGAATACGGCATGCCGCCCACGGCCGGCCAGGGCATCGGCATCGACCGCCTGATCATGCTCCTGACCGACCAGTCCTCCATCCGCGAGGTCATCCTGTTTCCGCTTTTGCGCCCCGAGGTTTCATCCTGA
- a CDS encoding ImmA/IrrE family metallo-endopeptidase, translated as MESPPDLDRKALDELFHEVGSYRNCNDFKELYEFIKKFPKIAPYNALLIHIQRPGSRYVATVSKWKKDFGRSIKPGARPIIILKLFGPVQYLFELSDTIGETPLRDEILNPFKVQGNFPRDLFETLLANLPRSGISYHPSSCGTSLAGSIEQAIDVDTQIYEKKQLKVHFHLIVNNSHSNEEKFATITHELGHLYCGHLGTPDKKWWPDRSKTTNLKAKEFEAESVAWLVCERAGIKNPSAQYLSGYLENNQEIPDISIEAVLKATGMIEAMTMRKLPIKKELIVQSGPRKPAA; from the coding sequence ATGGAATCTCCCCCCGACCTGGACAGGAAAGCCCTGGACGAGTTGTTCCATGAAGTCGGTAGTTATCGAAACTGCAACGACTTCAAGGAATTATATGAATTCATCAAAAAGTTCCCTAAAATTGCCCCATACAATGCCCTCTTGATCCATATCCAGAGGCCAGGAAGCAGATACGTCGCAACGGTGTCCAAATGGAAGAAAGATTTTGGAAGAAGCATCAAGCCCGGTGCAAGACCGATCATCATTTTGAAATTGTTTGGACCGGTTCAATACCTCTTCGAGTTGTCGGATACCATAGGAGAGACTCCCCTACGAGACGAAATTCTAAATCCTTTCAAGGTCCAAGGAAATTTCCCCCGTGATTTATTCGAAACGCTGCTTGCCAACCTGCCACGCTCAGGGATTTCCTATCATCCATCTTCCTGCGGCACATCCCTCGCTGGTTCAATTGAGCAGGCCATCGATGTCGACACTCAGATCTATGAAAAAAAACAGTTGAAAGTGCATTTCCATTTGATCGTGAACAATAGCCATTCAAATGAGGAGAAATTTGCCACAATTACCCATGAACTCGGACATTTATATTGTGGGCACCTTGGGACACCCGACAAAAAATGGTGGCCGGACAGAAGCAAGACAACCAACCTCAAAGCCAAGGAGTTCGAAGCGGAAAGCGTCGCCTGGCTTGTCTGCGAGCGGGCTGGAATCAAGAATCCCTCGGCCCAGTATTTGAGCGGCTATCTGGAAAACAACCAGGAAATTCCAGATATCAGCATTGAGGCAGTGCTCAAGGCCACAGGCATGATCGAGGCCATGACCATGCGGAAGCTCCCGATCAAAAAGGAACTTATCGTCCAATCCGGACCTAGGAAACCCGCAGCGTGA
- a CDS encoding lipoprotein-releasing ABC transporter permease subunit, translating into MKFELFIALRYLAARRKHSFISVISLISILGVGLGVAALIVVLGVMSGFSTDLRDKILGVNAHMVVGVMGGAMRDYRENIEKLAQVPGVLGATPFIYTEVMLSSAGGVKGVVLRGIDPATAGEVLSLPRDMVQGALADLETPGPFSGIILGKELAERTGVTVGSAVNILSPSGRQSAAGFTPKVKTFVVRGIFRSGMFEYDTSMAYVNLAAAQDLLGFKHDLVTGVELRVDDVYAVAAIGQRVREALGGMPVYVRNWIDMNGNLFKALQLEKTAMFVILLMIVLVGSFSIITTLVMLVMEKTRDIAILMSMGATAENIRRVFMLQGVIIGGVGTTLGYALGLPVSWALGRYQFIKIPGDVYPMDYLPIRLEWLDVTVVGITAMVLCFLATLYPARQASRLRPAEALRHE; encoded by the coding sequence ATGAAATTCGAGCTGTTCATCGCCCTTCGCTACCTGGCGGCCCGGCGCAAACACTCGTTCATCTCGGTCATCTCGCTCATCTCCATCCTCGGAGTGGGCCTCGGGGTGGCCGCGCTGATCGTGGTGCTCGGGGTCATGAGCGGCTTTTCCACGGACCTGCGGGACAAGATCCTGGGGGTCAACGCCCACATGGTGGTCGGGGTCATGGGCGGGGCCATGCGCGACTACCGGGAGAACATCGAAAAGCTGGCCCAGGTCCCGGGCGTCCTCGGGGCCACGCCGTTCATCTACACCGAGGTGATGCTGAGCTCGGCCGGCGGGGTCAAGGGCGTGGTCCTGCGCGGCATCGACCCGGCCACCGCCGGCGAGGTCTTAAGCCTGCCCCGGGACATGGTCCAGGGCGCACTAGCCGATCTGGAGACGCCCGGCCCGTTTTCGGGCATCATCCTGGGCAAGGAGCTGGCCGAGCGCACCGGTGTCACCGTGGGCAGCGCGGTGAACATCCTCTCGCCCTCGGGCCGCCAAAGCGCGGCCGGATTCACCCCCAAGGTCAAGACCTTCGTGGTGCGCGGCATCTTTCGTTCCGGCATGTTCGAATACGACACCTCCATGGCCTACGTGAACCTGGCCGCGGCCCAGGATCTTCTGGGCTTCAAGCACGACCTGGTCACGGGCGTCGAACTGCGGGTCGACGACGTCTACGCCGTGGCGGCCATCGGGCAGCGGGTACGCGAGGCCCTGGGCGGCATGCCCGTCTACGTGCGCAACTGGATCGACATGAACGGCAACCTGTTCAAGGCCCTGCAGCTCGAAAAGACGGCCATGTTCGTCATCCTTTTGATGATCGTCCTGGTCGGGTCCTTCAGCATCATCACCACCCTGGTCATGCTGGTCATGGAAAAGACCCGGGACATCGCCATCCTCATGTCCATGGGGGCCACGGCCGAGAACATCCGCCGGGTGTTCATGCTCCAGGGGGTGATCATCGGCGGCGTGGGCACGACCCTGGGCTACGCCCTGGGCCTGCCCGTGAGCTGGGCCCTGGGCCGCTACCAGTTCATCAAGATCCCGGGCGACGTCTACCCCATGGACTACCTGCCCATCCGCCTGGAATGGCTGGACGTGACCGTGGTGGGCATCACGGCCATGGTCCTGTGCTTTCTGGCCACCCTGTATCCGGCCCGCCAGGCGTCCCGCCTGCGCCCGGCGGAGGCCCTGCGCCATGAATGA